The Acidobacteriota bacterium genome includes a region encoding these proteins:
- a CDS encoding 4-alpha-glucanotransferase, which yields MDRRAGILAHLTSLPTTVDGRPDTQSFLTWLRRSGFASWQILPVGPVHHHRSPYASPSSFAGDLSLIDRRDDRPPGPRRLAQFARSTQQRPWLEDWVLYAALRGKLRRPWYRWPVALRRRQPAALRDAMVSLRDSIDLERRIQCRFADGWSRFRRRAARADIELVGDLPFYPALDSADVWGRPNLFHMDADGTIELEAGVPPDYFSRRGQRWQAPLYRWEADDRSNESLWRARIDT from the coding sequence ATGGATCGTCGCGCCGGCATCCTCGCACATCTGACGTCGCTGCCGACAACCGTCGACGGTCGACCCGACACCCAGTCGTTCCTTACGTGGCTCCGGCGATCCGGTTTCGCGTCGTGGCAGATCCTACCTGTGGGGCCGGTCCACCACCATCGATCCCCCTATGCGTCCCCGTCGTCGTTTGCGGGAGATCTCTCCCTCATCGATCGACGAGACGATCGGCCTCCGGGTCCGCGACGACTGGCGCAATTCGCCAGGTCGACCCAGCAACGCCCGTGGCTTGAGGATTGGGTGCTCTACGCGGCGTTGCGTGGAAAGCTGCGACGACCCTGGTACCGCTGGCCCGTCGCCCTGCGTCGCCGACAACCCGCTGCCCTGCGCGATGCGATGGTCTCTCTACGGGACTCCATCGATCTCGAACGTCGCATCCAGTGTCGTTTCGCGGACGGCTGGTCGAGGTTTCGACGTCGCGCAGCTCGGGCTGACATCGAGCTTGTCGGGGATCTCCCCTTCTACCCGGCTCTCGACAGCGCGGACGTCTGGGGGCGGCCGAACCTGTTCCACATGGATGCCGACGGCACGATCGAACTGGAGGCCGGCGTGCCCCCGGACTATTTTTCTCGTCGTGGTCAACGATGGCAGGCCCCCCTCTACCGTTGGGAGGCGGACGATCGCTCGAACGAGTCTCTCTGGCGAGCAAGAATCGATACG